TTGTTACATATTACAAATAAAGAGCAGGTAATATATGTATTTAAAAAGCATTCAAGTACAGGGATTCAAATCGTTTGCCAATAAGATCAATTTTCAATTTCACAACGGGATAACAGGGATCGTAGGTCCCAACGGCAGCGGCAAGAGCAACGTGGCCGATGCCGTCCGCTGGGTGCTCGGCGAACAGCGTATCAAACAGCTGCGCGGCGCTTCCATGCAGGATGTAATCTTTTCCGGTACAGAGGCGAGAAAACCGCTCAGTTATGCCTATGTGGCGATTACGCTTGACAACGCTGACCATCAGCTAGCCATCGACTATGATGAGGTGACGGTTGCCAGAAGGATCTATCGCTCCGGAGAAAGCGAATATTCGATCAACGGGACGCTCTGCCGGCTGAAGGATGTCAATGAACTATTCTATGATACCGGGATCGGAAAGGAAGGATATTCGATCATCGGTCAGGGCCAGATCGACAAAATATTGAGCGGAAAGCCGGAGGAACGGCGGGAGCTGTTTGATGAGGCTGCCGGTATCGTGAAGTTCAAGCGGCGAAAAAATACTGCGCAGAAACGGCTGGAGGACGAGAAACAGAATCTTGTGCGAGTCAGCGATATTCTGGCGGAGCTGGAAAAGCAGATCGCGCCTCTGGAAAAGCAGTCGGAGGCGGCCAAAGTATATTTGCGTAAAAAAGAAGAGTTGAAAGTGCTGGATGTCAACATGTTCCTTGTGGAGAACACACAGATCCGTCAACAGCTGGAATCCGTGGAAGAGAAATACCGGCTTGCGGACAGCGATCTTCAGGAGACGACGGTTCAGTATGAGAAGACGAAGGAAGAGTACGAGCAGATTCAGGGCGAGCTGGAGACGCTGGAACAGTCCATCGAAACCGCGCGTCAGACTTTGACGGACACAAGCGTGCTCAGAGGCAAACTGGAAGGGCAGATCAATGTACTGCAGGAGCAGATCCATTCCGCCCAGGGCAATGAGAATCATCTGAAAAACCGTAAGACCGCCGTGGAAAAGGAGATTGCGGAGAAAGAGAGCGACAAGCATGTCATTTCAGATGATAAGCAGCAGACCGATGAAAAGGCGCAGCAGATTGAGCAGGCGAGAGGAGAGGCAAGGGCGCTTTTAAGCGAAGTACAGGAAAAAATAGCTGAATATAACACAGAGATAGAGGCCGGTAAAAATTCAATTATCGGCGCTTTGAATGAGAGAGCGGCGATCCGTTCCCGCATGGGACGGTATGACACGATGCTCGAGCAAATCAGTCTGCGCAGGACAGAACTGCAGGCCAAATTGCTGCAGGCCAAGACCGATGAGGAAGAGCAGAAAGAGACGATCAGCCGTCTGCGGGAAGAGTTCGAGGCAATCGGAAGAGTCATTCAGGAGCTGAACGAGAGGCAGGCAGCCGAGGAAAAGCGTATCGGTCAGATCAAGCCGGAGCTGACGCAGAAGGATCAGCGGCTGCGGGAAGTGCAGGCTCTCTATCATCAGGAGCGGTCGAAACTGGACGCATTGTCCAATCTGACGGAGCGATATGAAGGCTACGGCGGCAGCGTAAAGCGGGTCATGGAACAAAAATCTGTGGAAAAGGGGATCGTAGGCGTCGTTGCGGACATCATAAAAGTAGAGAAGAAGTATGAGACTGCAATCGAGACTGCGCTTGGCGGAAGTATTCAGAATATCGTGACGGAAGAGGAAGAGACAGCGAAACGGATGATCGCATACCTGAAAAAGACAAAAGGAGGCCGTGCCACCTTTCTTCCGCTTACGAGTATTAAAAATCCACAGGAATTTAACAGAAAGGAAGCATTGTCTGAGCAGGGAGTGATCGGGCTTGCCGATTCTCTCGTACAGGTGGATGGTAAATACAGAAATGCTGCAAAATCCATGCTTGGGCGGATTCTGGTGGTCGATACGGTCGATCACGCGGTGCAGATTGCCAGAAAATATAATTACAGCATCCGTATCGTGACGATAGAAGGAGAACTGCTCGTGCCGGGAGGCGCGATCAGCGGTGGTGCCTTTAAAAACAGTTCCAATCTTCTCGGCAGGAGGAGAGAGATCGCCGAGCTGAAAGAGATGGTAAAAAAATATCAGAGTGAGATCGACGGGATTCAAAAAGAGATCGAGACAATCAAGGAGGAACGCAACAGGCTCCGTAGCAGTCTGGAGACGATGCGTCTTACTCTGCAGAATAAGTTTATCGAGCAGAATACGGCCCGGCTGAATGTGACGGCGGCCGAGGAAAAATGGAATGAGACGGAGGAGGGATTCGGTTCTCTGCAGGAAGAGCAGGAGCAGATCGAAGTGCAGATCGCACAGATCAATGCGGATAAAGAGCGGACGGTCAGAGAGCTGGAAGAGTCTCAGCAGTTGGAACAGACAGTGGAAGCACAGTTGAAAGAACTGCAGGAGCAACTGGAAGCCAAACGCAAAGAAGAGGCGGAGCAGACGGCAAAAGTGTCCGAGTGGGATGTGGAGGCGGAAAAGTTCCGTCAGCAGCAGGAGTTCGGACAGCAGAACCTCGACCGTATCGACGGAGAGATCAGCCGTCTTTGCGGAGAACTGGAAGAGATCGACGGGGAGCTGGAAAAGAACCGCATAACGATTCAAAAGAAACAAAACGACATTCAGGAGATCATGCTGACGATCGAGAACTCGCACACTGCGCAGGATGAAGCGCAGGAGAAGATGAATGCCGACGTGGTACGGAAAGAGACGCTGACCGACAGGCAGAAGAATTTCTTTGCCATACGGGAAGAACTCTCAGAGAAAAAGAGCGGTTTAGATAAAGAAGTCTACCGTCTGAATGCTCAGAAAGAAAAATTTGAGAGTTCTCTGGAAGCGCAGATCAATTATATGTGGGATGAGTACGAAATCACACTCAGCGCTGCCGCAGCGCTGCGGAACGAGGAACTCAGCGATCTGCAGGCGATGAAACGGGACAGTGCGTCGCTGAAGGAACAGATCAAAAAGCTGGGAGAAGTCAATGTCAACGCCATTGAGGATTATAAAAACCTTATGGAGCGTTACGGTTTCCTGAAAACTCAGCACGATGATCTTGTGGAGGCGGAGCAGACGCTGCTGGGCATTATCGAGGAACTGGACACTGCCATGCGCAGACAATTCCAGGAAAAATTCGGACAGATCAGCAGAGAGTTCGACAAGGTATTCAAGGAACTGTTCGGCGGAGGCAAGGGAACACTGGAGCTGCAGGAGGAAGAAGACCTGCTGGAGGCAGGAATCCGCATCATTGCCCAGCCACCGGGAAAAAAGCTGCAAAATATGATGCAGCTGTCCGGCGGGGAAAAGGCGCTGACGGCGATTGCTCTGCTGTTTGCCATTCAGAATCTGAAGCCGTCTCCGTTCTGTCTCCTGGATGAGATTGAGGCCGCTCTCGATGAGAGCAATGTAGGACGTTTTGCCAAATATTTACATAAACTGACGAAGCATACACAGTTTATTGTGATCACACACAGGCGGGGGACGATGGAGAAAGCAGACAGGCTGTACGGCATCACGATGCAGGAGAAAGGAATCTCCACCCTTGTGAGTGTGGATCTGATCGAGGGCGAGCTGGAAGACCTGCGTGAAAAAAACGGTGCATAGAGTGTCTGCCCTGCGGATCGGAGAAAGCGGGAAGGCACAGGACAGGTTAGGGAAGAAGGAAGGGAGCCGGAGAGAGAATGAGCGGAGAGAAGAAAGGATTTTTCAGCCGTCTGAAAGAGGGATTGAGTAAGACAAGGGATAATATCGTGAATGGGATCGATGATCTGTTTAACGGGTATTCAATGATCGATGAAGAGTTTTACGAAGAACTGGAAGAAATCCTGATTATGGGCGACATCGGTGTCAATGCCACCAACGCCATACTGGAGCGTCTGCGGGGACAGGTGAAAGAGAAGCATATGAGAGAGCCCGCCGCCTGCAAGCAGCTGTTGATCGACAGTATCCGGGAACAGATGCAGGTCGGAGAGACCGCCTATGATTTCGAGAAGGAGCAGT
The sequence above is a segment of the Lachnospiraceae bacterium JLR.KK008 genome. Coding sequences within it:
- the smc gene encoding chromosome segregation protein SMC, with protein sequence MYLKSIQVQGFKSFANKINFQFHNGITGIVGPNGSGKSNVADAVRWVLGEQRIKQLRGASMQDVIFSGTEARKPLSYAYVAITLDNADHQLAIDYDEVTVARRIYRSGESEYSINGTLCRLKDVNELFYDTGIGKEGYSIIGQGQIDKILSGKPEERRELFDEAAGIVKFKRRKNTAQKRLEDEKQNLVRVSDILAELEKQIAPLEKQSEAAKVYLRKKEELKVLDVNMFLVENTQIRQQLESVEEKYRLADSDLQETTVQYEKTKEEYEQIQGELETLEQSIETARQTLTDTSVLRGKLEGQINVLQEQIHSAQGNENHLKNRKTAVEKEIAEKESDKHVISDDKQQTDEKAQQIEQARGEARALLSEVQEKIAEYNTEIEAGKNSIIGALNERAAIRSRMGRYDTMLEQISLRRTELQAKLLQAKTDEEEQKETISRLREEFEAIGRVIQELNERQAAEEKRIGQIKPELTQKDQRLREVQALYHQERSKLDALSNLTERYEGYGGSVKRVMEQKSVEKGIVGVVADIIKVEKKYETAIETALGGSIQNIVTEEEETAKRMIAYLKKTKGGRATFLPLTSIKNPQEFNRKEALSEQGVIGLADSLVQVDGKYRNAAKSMLGRILVVDTVDHAVQIARKYNYSIRIVTIEGELLVPGGAISGGAFKNSSNLLGRRREIAELKEMVKKYQSEIDGIQKEIETIKEERNRLRSSLETMRLTLQNKFIEQNTARLNVTAAEEKWNETEEGFGSLQEEQEQIEVQIAQINADKERTVRELEESQQLEQTVEAQLKELQEQLEAKRKEEAEQTAKVSEWDVEAEKFRQQQEFGQQNLDRIDGEISRLCGELEEIDGELEKNRITIQKKQNDIQEIMLTIENSHTAQDEAQEKMNADVVRKETLTDRQKNFFAIREELSEKKSGLDKEVYRLNAQKEKFESSLEAQINYMWDEYEITLSAAAALRNEELSDLQAMKRDSASLKEQIKKLGEVNVNAIEDYKNLMERYGFLKTQHDDLVEAEQTLLGIIEELDTAMRRQFQEKFGQISREFDKVFKELFGGGKGTLELQEEEDLLEAGIRIIAQPPGKKLQNMMQLSGGEKALTAIALLFAIQNLKPSPFCLLDEIEAALDESNVGRFAKYLHKLTKHTQFIVITHRRGTMEKADRLYGITMQEKGISTLVSVDLIEGELEDLREKNGA